In Candidatus Defluviibacterium haderslevense, the following are encoded in one genomic region:
- a CDS encoding DUF1905 domain-containing protein, with translation MEFKKYKFNAKIEIIGVNPFVFVPKDILQQIFIQANKDIGHIPIKGTINNKPYKQSLVRYSREWRLYINTSMLKHSPKHIGETIEITISFDAESRDILPPKKFITALTENELAKTVYDRLSASKKLEIVRYLARLKTEESLEKNIKRAINFLLGNERFVGRDKP, from the coding sequence ATGGAATTTAAAAAGTATAAATTTAATGCAAAAATAGAAATCATCGGAGTCAACCCGTTTGTTTTTGTGCCTAAAGACATACTTCAACAAATTTTTATACAAGCTAACAAAGACATTGGACATATTCCAATAAAGGGTACAATTAATAACAAGCCCTATAAGCAGTCTTTAGTTAGATATAGTAGAGAATGGCGACTTTATATAAATACAAGTATGCTAAAACATTCACCTAAACATATAGGTGAAACCATTGAAATTACAATTTCTTTTGACGCAGAAAGTAGGGATATTTTACCACCAAAGAAATTCATAACGGCTTTGACAGAAAATGAACTAGCCAAAACTGTTTATGACCGTTTATCAGCATCAAAAAAATTAGAAATAGTAAGATATTTGGCACGCCTTAAAACAGAAGAAAGTTTGGAAAAAAATATTAAAAGAGCAATCAATTTTTTATTAGGTAATGAAAGATTTGTAGGTAGAGATAAACCATAA
- a CDS encoding VOC family protein, protein MYQRIAHIALIVDNYDDAIEFYTQKLDFQVIEDTKLSEEKRWVMISPKGAKECCLLLAKAANDRQTKSIGNQTGGRVAFFLFTDDFWRDYNKMIDRQIKFVRPPETFEYGTVAVFEDLYGNLWDLIEPNENNKGIIN, encoded by the coding sequence ATGTATCAAAGAATAGCACATATTGCATTAATAGTAGACAATTACGATGATGCTATTGAATTCTACACCCAAAAACTCGACTTTCAAGTAATCGAAGACACCAAGCTAAGTGAAGAAAAGAGGTGGGTAATGATATCACCCAAAGGAGCAAAAGAATGTTGCTTATTACTTGCTAAAGCTGCCAACGATAGACAGACAAAAAGTATTGGTAATCAAACTGGCGGACGAGTTGCTTTTTTTCTCTTTACAGATGATTTTTGGAGAGATTACAATAAAATGATAGACAGACAAATAAAGTTTGTAAGACCTCCTGAAACCTTTGAATATGGAACAGTCGCTGTATTTGAAGATTTATATGGGAATTTGTGGGACTTAATTGAACCCAATGAAAATAACAAAGGAATAATCAATTGA
- a CDS encoding cupin domain-containing protein — protein sequence MKEINSINIMEKFSLFENEWTPHIIGELNEQYVKLCKLKNDFVWHSHENEDELFMVFKGTLLMDFRDGRTVEVKEGEILIVPKGVEHRPHTNGEIVFNLLFEPKATLHTGAIESEMTVKELGWI from the coding sequence ATGAAAGAAATCAATTCTATTAACATTATGGAGAAGTTTTCTCTATTTGAAAACGAATGGACACCACATATAATTGGTGAACTTAATGAACAATATGTAAAACTATGCAAACTTAAGAACGACTTCGTTTGGCACAGTCATGAGAACGAGGACGAACTTTTTATGGTATTCAAAGGAACATTATTGATGGACTTTCGAGATGGGAGAACTGTTGAAGTTAAGGAAGGCGAAATTTTAATTGTTCCAAAAGGTGTAGAACATAGACCACACACAAATGGAGAAATTGTATTTAATCTTCTCTTTGAACCAAAGGCAACTTTGCATACAGGGGCTATAGAAAGTGAAATGACAGTAAAAGAATTAGGTTGGATTTAG
- a CDS encoding helix-turn-helix domain-containing protein, whose protein sequence is MQETKGLLDKIKQHEKLAIRANSNSNNNLSADVMRMLTQPHRKANYFFVFVERGSLTHKVDLNDLTITNRQLFFVLPNQIHSVPAQNKDDIECFKMSFDQNCLSLLPKPFSFLINPLNSQIISFDIDSKQRVKILFEILNKILHSDNDKKDAEIILAHLNSLLTEINNAYFKSVAKEKSEPNKLSKYIEFKIAVETHLTEQPSINTIAGNLSITTNNLYNIVKEFSGVSPKEFITNRLILEAQRKLFYSETSVKELAYDLGFNDPDYFSKIFKKNTGKSVTQFVESIQDLSRN, encoded by the coding sequence ATGCAAGAAACAAAAGGATTACTCGACAAAATAAAACAGCACGAAAAACTTGCGATTAGGGCAAACTCTAATTCAAATAATAATTTGTCTGCTGATGTAATGAGAATGCTTACCCAACCTCACAGAAAAGCAAATTATTTTTTTGTGTTTGTTGAAAGAGGTTCATTAACTCATAAGGTTGACTTAAATGATTTGACCATTACAAATCGGCAATTGTTTTTTGTTTTACCTAATCAAATTCATTCTGTACCTGCTCAGAATAAAGACGACATTGAATGTTTCAAAATGAGCTTTGACCAAAACTGCTTATCTTTACTTCCAAAACCATTTTCCTTTTTAATCAATCCATTAAATTCACAAATCATTTCATTTGACATTGATTCAAAACAAAGAGTAAAAATACTTTTTGAAATACTGAACAAAATTTTGCATTCAGACAATGACAAAAAAGATGCTGAAATTATTTTGGCTCATCTTAATTCGCTTTTGACAGAAATAAACAATGCATACTTTAAAAGTGTTGCAAAAGAAAAATCAGAACCAAATAAACTTTCAAAATACATTGAGTTTAAAATTGCAGTTGAAACTCATTTGACAGAACAACCTTCTATTAACACAATTGCCGGCAACCTTTCAATTACGACAAATAATCTGTACAACATTGTAAAAGAGTTTTCTGGAGTTTCGCCAAAAGAATTTATCACAAACCGCTTGATATTAGAGGCACAGCGAAAACTATTCTATTCCGAAACATCGGTAAAGGAATTAGCTTATGACTTGGGTTTTAACGACCCCGATTATTTTTCAAAGATTTTCAAAAAGAATACTGGAAAAAGTGTTACACAATTTGTAGAAAGCATTCAAGATTTGTCAAGAAATTAA
- a CDS encoding alpha/beta hydrolase: MKTIITSTIILLTTMFANSQNIYTKTFGKSKDKPIIFLHGGPGYNCVNFEGTTAQQLADHGFFVIVYDRRGEGRSIDPNSKFTFKETFEDLNNIYLKYSLTKATLIGHSFGGVVATLFAETYPKKVQSIILVGAPVSLQSTFKNIISKCKSIYQTKKDSLNLNYISMLEHMDIASIEYSSYCFGHAMLNGFYTPKNPSEEAKNIYSKFRSDTLLTKYATQMSFAAPQGFWKNENYTTIDLTKNLQALQKKKIRLFGLYGKDDGLYSIQQVADLQSLLGSNNLKYYDNCSHNVFIDQQTQFIEQIKTWSK; encoded by the coding sequence ATGAAAACAATCATCACATCGACAATTATTCTTTTAACAACAATGTTTGCAAACAGCCAAAATATTTATACCAAAACTTTTGGTAAAAGTAAAGATAAGCCAATTATCTTTCTTCATGGTGGACCTGGCTACAATTGTGTAAACTTTGAAGGTACAACAGCACAACAACTTGCTGACCATGGCTTTTTTGTAATTGTTTACGACAGACGCGGAGAAGGACGAAGCATTGATCCAAATTCAAAATTTACTTTCAAAGAAACTTTTGAAGACTTAAACAACATATATCTAAAATATAGTCTGACAAAAGCAACTTTAATTGGACACAGTTTTGGCGGGGTTGTTGCCACACTTTTTGCTGAAACTTATCCTAAAAAAGTTCAATCAATTATTCTTGTAGGTGCACCTGTTTCTTTGCAATCGACTTTCAAGAACATTATCTCAAAATGTAAAAGTATTTATCAAACAAAAAAAGACAGCCTTAACTTAAATTACATTTCAATGCTTGAACATATGGACATAGCCAGTATTGAATATAGTTCCTATTGTTTTGGACACGCTATGTTAAACGGTTTCTATACTCCCAAAAATCCATCGGAAGAAGCTAAAAATATTTATTCAAAATTCAGATCTGATACCTTATTGACAAAATATGCAACTCAAATGTCTTTTGCAGCACCACAAGGTTTTTGGAAAAATGAAAATTACACAACTATTGACTTGACAAAAAATTTGCAAGCATTACAAAAAAAGAAAATTCGACTGTTTGGACTTTATGGCAAAGATGATGGCCTTTACTCAATACAACAAGTAGCTGACTTACAATCACTATTAGGTTCTAATAACTTAAAGTACTATGACAACTGTTCTCATAATGTTTTCATAGATCAACAGACACAATTTATTGAACAAATAAAAACGTGGTCAAAATAA